attgatataactttaaattgttttatttttaacaatgtggatttattaattatcttacttcaattaataatcatttaaatattaaacaatcacattaaaaaatattagtataatatttttttagttgatgttagtatatgttattttttagttaaatattttaactaaaaaaacaataattttgattaaaattgatttagattattttcaattaaaattgactataattatttagatcaattgaaataatttttttttttcaacatgattaactataacttttttttacgaTTTTTAGATTAATATCAATTTGAAATTTATCGGACGAAGTGAATCCTAGTTCTAATCAAAATTGAATATTCCCTCTTATAATTAAGCGTATACAACACTGTTATAAGTTATAAGGAAATggtttatgttttatataagAAAGCATTGCACAAAGAATCAATAAATTTGTGACATTTAACTATATTCGTATCTAATATTTATCCTAATTCGACATTCTAAGATACTTTATACACACAGAGAAAGATCTAATCTATgaaataaatagtttataatattttattttttaatttggatccacgattataattatatatttattatattttaaattctttttacacTTTTTTGAATTGGTGTCTATTAAGTCTTATGATATTCAAATAAGCAAATTCTATATATGCATTTGATCACAGCCACTGCGTTTGGAAATCATAGTACAGTAATATGTTGATAACACTGTATTTTTCAATGTATATCAAACATATTCCAATCTTTTCGTTACCatataaatagttaaatttaaacttgTAAAGATCATAAAGTTcaactatataaaaaaatactcataAATTTATCGTCATAAAATTCTTAAGGTAgaagtaatattaatattttatcaagATCAGGTGTCTCTCTTGGATAAATACTCTGAAAAGACACCCcacaaataaagaaaatggaTTACATTTCTTCCAAGAAACCTTAACCATCTTCCAAGTGCACTTGTTAAAGTAGTGTTATGCTTTGTgtagatttaaaaatagtgtTTTCTCATAATAGTGAAAATGGAATGATAAGTCTCAATTTTACATAAGAATTAAATGTTCAATATGCTTTCCAAAGATAACTTTATTAGTGTAACCAGAATCTCATAcacttcaaattctaaaactaccaGAACTTTAAGGAGCAGAAAATTGTTCTAGTAGCTTATCAAGGATAGGGTAAGACAACcaaaaaatcaacaacaaatgaCAGTGACAAGGAAAAACAGAGTGGTATATCCTATTCATCCCACAAAATCCTAGTTTCATAGAACAAAGCAAtctatatttgatattaatggTTGAACAAGATTCAAGTGTTCATGCAGTTTTAGTGGCTATGTTGATTTGTTATTGTAGAAACGAACACCAATTGCAATACCCAAGACAATCAGAGGAACTAGAAACTGCAACATCTTGGTCATGAAACTTGATGATGCGTTGTTCTGATTATTTTGGATTTGTTTTGGAGGAGTTTGTTGAACTTTGGCAGGCACGGTTGTTGGATCAATGTCCCCAACATATAGATCCTTTAACATGGCTCTAGCACTCTTACTATGACCAACATCCTCAAAGTCATCAGTAGCATCTTTCCCTATAACAAATGACATTTTGGGTTGtcaaaaatacattatttgaaAACATATAACTCAAGTGTGTGACATCAAGTTGGTATATGTAAATCAAATATACACCTGTGGAAGACAACAAGACATCATCACCACCAGGATGGTCATCTAAGAACTTTGTGACATTATAAACctgtttcaaaaagaaaaaaatgtataatactaaaaacaatatattaataagtGCTTGCTAACCTAACTTGAAAgctcattaaaatttaaatatgatgagaaagagagaaatgaaATCCATACTTCATTAACTTTTATATGTTTGTGTGTATGTAGTGGATACAGTGGCATTAAGATATCACATTCTTTTGAGAAGCTTCATatgctttgaaaaactcttaGATGCAAAACACACTAACACAATACAAAaacaatgttata
This region of Vigna unguiculata cultivar IT97K-499-35 chromosome 5, ASM411807v1, whole genome shotgun sequence genomic DNA includes:
- the LOC114185056 gene encoding cytochrome b5-like, which gives rise to MGGERMVYTLAQVSEHNNSKDCWLIIDGKVYNVTKFLDDHPGGDDVLLSSTGKDATDDFEDVGHSKSARAMLKDLYVGDIDPTTVPAKVQQTPPKQIQNNQNNASSSFMTKMLQFLVPLIVLGIAIGVRFYNNKST